A portion of the Luxibacter massiliensis genome contains these proteins:
- the ispD gene encoding 2-C-methyl-D-erythritol 4-phosphate cytidylyltransferase, which translates to MGKICCTAIVLAAGKGKRMGAKIQKQYLMLKGKPVLYYSLKAFQDSPLIDEIYLVVGAGEEAFCKSEVINKYGIAKVKKIIAGGKERYHSVWNGLQEVGGEGYTFIHDGARPLVDGTIIERALSEVKRYKACVVGMPVKDTIKISDKDGMAKRTPDRRNLWMVQTPQVFDNQLIKKAYSLQMGEPYINVTDDAMVVEHMLKYPVKLVLGSYENIKITTPEDLEIAEVFLRRKE; encoded by the coding sequence ATGGGAAAGATTTGTTGTACGGCGATAGTGCTGGCAGCAGGCAAAGGAAAACGGATGGGTGCAAAGATACAAAAGCAGTACCTGATGTTAAAAGGGAAACCAGTACTTTACTATTCTCTTAAAGCATTTCAGGATTCACCTTTAATTGATGAAATTTATTTGGTGGTTGGAGCTGGAGAGGAAGCATTCTGTAAAAGTGAAGTGATCAATAAATATGGGATTGCGAAGGTGAAAAAGATTATAGCTGGCGGTAAAGAGCGCTACCACTCGGTGTGGAATGGACTGCAGGAAGTTGGCGGGGAAGGGTATACCTTTATACATGACGGAGCCCGTCCGCTTGTGGATGGAACAATTATAGAGAGGGCCCTGTCAGAAGTAAAACGGTATAAAGCATGTGTGGTCGGTATGCCAGTAAAGGATACCATAAAAATATCGGATAAGGATGGTATGGCTAAAAGAACGCCAGACAGAAGAAATCTTTGGATGGTACAGACTCCACAGGTGTTCGATAACCAACTTATAAAAAAGGCATATTCTTTGCAGATGGGGGAACCATATATCAATGTGACAGATGATGCTATGGTAGTGGAGCACATGCTTAAATATCCGGTAAAATTGGTTCTGGGTTCCTATGAAAATATTAAAATCACAACTCCTGAGGATTTGGAGATAGCAGAAGTGTTTCTTAGAAGGAAAGAATAG
- a CDS encoding helix-turn-helix domain-containing protein, translating into MTLGGNIQKIRKEAHLSQEDLAEMFHVSRQTISNWENSKSYPALETIVQMSDSFNISLDILLKEDLVMVKTFDNELKSTKKYARALMAIAIIFVLLLGSFAIYSWIYFNTKNKLEGNFAEQLKENHFYKNKEGSYSMNYKDGVVYSVPNQSMPGILDFSLHFYVSNVYCNIDLKDTYVKIIWSDNNDFSASVVSKAGNQIIGSTSAFKESDFSDMGKLGDELGVSEKEIGEIIEKGNELYRDLYYVA; encoded by the coding sequence ATGACACTTGGAGGTAATATTCAAAAAATAAGAAAGGAGGCACATCTGTCCCAGGAAGATCTGGCGGAGATGTTTCATGTTTCCAGACAGACAATCTCTAATTGGGAAAATTCAAAAAGTTATCCAGCTTTGGAAACAATAGTACAGATGAGTGATAGTTTTAATATTTCCCTGGACATTTTATTGAAGGAGGATCTGGTTATGGTCAAAACGTTCGATAATGAACTGAAGAGTACTAAAAAATATGCAAGGGCACTGATGGCAATAGCTATTATTTTTGTACTGCTGCTTGGGAGCTTTGCGATTTACTCGTGGATATATTTCAATACAAAAAATAAATTAGAGGGAAACTTTGCAGAACAGTTAAAAGAGAACCATTTCTATAAAAATAAAGAGGGATCTTATTCTATGAATTATAAGGATGGGGTTGTGTATAGTGTACCAAATCAATCTATGCCAGGCATTTTGGATTTTTCTTTACATTTTTATGTAAGTAACGTGTATTGTAATATTGACCTTAAAGATACCTATGTGAAAATTATATGGAGTGATAACAATGATTTTTCAGCTTCTGTAGTTTCTAAAGCCGGTAATCAAATAATAGGAAGTACGTCTGCATTTAAGGAAAGTGATTTTTCAGACATGGGCAAGCTGGGTGATGAGCTGGGTGTTTCGGAAAAAGAAATTGGTGAAATTATAGAAAAAGGAAATGAATTATATAGAGATCTCTACTATGTAGCTTGA
- a CDS encoding ABC transporter ATP-binding protein, with protein MKRLLNTITCNEPKRLIKPVFWNALANLSNLLPFVCLSYIISQIYAYFISSTLNRTSLWTAWAIMLACFVLTWIFENIACKLTYRDGFMASADGRIKLAEHIRRLPLGFLRRKNSGEIGNTMMNDFSRTESAMTHILPQIISGAIMALIASVVLLIMDPRMGLAMFAGFPIALLIMFGMRGLERRLDTQLSQARVNQAGKLQEYLYGMRIIKSYNMQGENFEKLKKACMDYRDACIKVEGGIGPMNLVAAAFLRSGLSLMTVVGVFLVTGGTLTVPDFALFLLVGTRVFDPLSVAIMNYSELMMCSMSGERICTLLDNPKMSGSGEAPKGHEICLDHVCFGYKVNCSKETKESGLGRKVNGSIIAREGGLDCGGNEVLHDISARLEPGTITAIVGPSGSGKSTMLKLIARFYDPSSGKVLFGGKDERDIEPEKLMKNISMVFQDVYLFQDSVANNIRYGKENATQEEIVNAARLANCYDFIMQMPDSFDTMIGEGGSTLSGGEKQRISIARAILKDAPVVLLDEATSSLDPENETEIQQAISRLVYGRTVVVIAHRLKTVTGADTILVLDQGRIVEQGTHKQLLAQNGLYAKLWNLQTSTEGWKV; from the coding sequence ATGAAACGGTTATTAAACACAATTACCTGTAATGAACCCAAACGGCTGATTAAGCCGGTATTTTGGAACGCACTGGCAAATCTGTCTAACCTGTTGCCGTTTGTGTGCCTGTCGTATATTATCAGCCAGATTTATGCGTATTTTATTAGCAGTACACTGAACCGCACTTCTCTTTGGACCGCATGGGCCATCATGCTTGCCTGTTTTGTCCTTACATGGATTTTTGAAAATATTGCCTGCAAATTGACTTACCGGGACGGCTTCATGGCATCTGCCGATGGCAGGATTAAACTGGCCGAACATATCCGCCGGTTGCCGCTGGGTTTTCTTAGGCGCAAAAATTCCGGCGAAATTGGAAATACCATGATGAATGATTTTTCCCGTACCGAGTCTGCTATGACCCACATTCTGCCACAGATCATCAGCGGTGCTATTATGGCCCTTATTGCTTCCGTTGTCCTTCTGATTATGGACCCACGCATGGGCCTTGCCATGTTTGCGGGTTTCCCCATAGCACTCCTTATTATGTTTGGGATGCGGGGACTGGAGCGCCGATTGGATACACAGCTATCACAGGCAAGGGTCAATCAGGCTGGAAAGCTCCAGGAATATCTGTATGGGATGCGGATTATCAAATCCTACAATATGCAGGGTGAAAACTTTGAAAAGCTGAAAAAGGCTTGTATGGACTACCGGGATGCCTGCATTAAGGTGGAGGGAGGTATCGGGCCCATGAATTTGGTTGCAGCAGCCTTTCTTCGCAGCGGCTTATCACTTATGACGGTGGTGGGTGTGTTCCTTGTGACTGGCGGCACATTGACGGTGCCGGACTTTGCTTTATTCCTGCTGGTGGGAACCCGTGTATTTGATCCGCTGTCTGTTGCCATTATGAATTACTCAGAACTGATGATGTGCAGTATGTCGGGAGAGAGGATTTGCACCCTGCTGGATAATCCGAAAATGTCAGGCAGCGGTGAAGCACCAAAAGGACACGAAATCTGTTTGGACCATGTGTGTTTTGGCTACAAGGTAAATTGCTCCAAAGAGACAAAAGAAAGCGGTCTGGGACGCAAGGTAAATGGCAGCATAATAGCAAGAGAGGGTGGCCTGGACTGTGGGGGAAATGAAGTTTTGCATGACATAAGTGCCCGGCTGGAGCCGGGAACTATAACCGCCATTGTGGGGCCGTCCGGTTCCGGTAAGAGTACTATGCTGAAGCTGATCGCCCGTTTTTATGACCCATCATCCGGCAAGGTACTTTTCGGTGGAAAAGATGAAAGAGATATTGAGCCTGAAAAACTGATGAAAAATATTTCTATGGTCTTTCAGGATGTGTATCTGTTCCAAGACAGTGTGGCAAATAACATCCGTTATGGAAAAGAGAACGCCACACAGGAAGAAATCGTAAATGCTGCCCGCCTGGCCAACTGCTATGACTTCATTATGCAGATGCCTGATAGTTTTGACACTATGATTGGCGAGGGCGGTTCTACGCTTTCCGGCGGCGAAAAACAGAGAATATCTATTGCAAGAGCTATCCTGAAAGATGCGCCTGTTGTCCTGCTTGACGAGGCGACTTCATCTCTTGACCCTGAAAATGAGACGGAAATCCAGCAGGCAATCAGCCGTCTTGTGTATGGGCGTACTGTTGTTGTGATTGCTCACCGGCTGAAAACAGTTACAGGGGCAGATACGATCCTTGTGCTGGATCAGGGCCGGATTGTTGAACAGGGAACTCATAAACAGCTTCTTGCCCAAAATGGTCTGTATGCAAAGCTATGGAATTTGCAGACTTCCACCGAGGGTTGGAAGGTCTAA
- a CDS encoding ABC transporter ATP-binding protein, which yields MKQNEIPWDASMPSCKKEEKPKQGIPRLLEISGEKNTPFAASVLFSILGTLCQLIPFLSIYQVMAELLYHTATGSALDTDLMIRQALYGLAGLIAGYILAYTGGMMAHTYAYRVICGVRLKVAEHIGKLPMGYVTNNSIGKTKQVLDGDVEQIETFLAHQLPDFVSTIVMLLAMFITMFSQNIYLALACLIPIVAGFACQFAVMVKILKSGGLKENLDALEKISSSSIQYVQGMPSVKIFGQTVKSFRKFYDDIINYRDFTTKMTEVIRPGYVLFRMFVLSVATFIVPIGLCLFQKTPGDIAFVVTFLFFLILGPAAATPTLKLRSFSESMNVIAEGVKRVDKVLNEKPLPEPAQSKVPVGYDIAFHDVCFSYEAEGRKVLDNISFTARQGEITALVGPSGAGKSTIAELIPRFWDVTGGSIEIGGVDIRDMSVHDLMEQMAFVFQESFLFSDTIEGNIALGKPGATKEQVERAAKVARCHDFIMALPNGYRTKIGDGGVYLSGGEQQRISIARAILKNAPILILDEASAYADAENEHEMQIALRSLIKSKTVIMIAHRLTTICNANQILVVDGGQIKEHGTHEELMKIRGLYATMWNAGVYSATWSIRTGNPQKNTMIPSGKNEERRP from the coding sequence ATGAAGCAGAATGAAATCCCATGGGATGCCTCTATGCCATCCTGCAAAAAAGAGGAAAAGCCGAAGCAGGGTATTCCCCGGCTGCTGGAAATCTCCGGCGAAAAGAATACCCCTTTTGCAGCCAGTGTTCTATTCTCTATACTCGGGACACTGTGCCAACTGATACCGTTCCTGTCCATCTATCAAGTGATGGCGGAACTTTTGTACCATACGGCCACCGGCTCAGCCCTGGATACGGACTTAATGATCCGCCAGGCGCTCTATGGTCTGGCCGGACTAATTGCAGGGTATATACTTGCCTATACAGGCGGTATGATGGCGCATACCTATGCCTACCGTGTTATCTGCGGTGTCCGTTTGAAAGTAGCGGAACATATTGGAAAGCTCCCCATGGGTTATGTTACAAATAATTCTATTGGAAAAACAAAGCAGGTTTTGGATGGGGATGTGGAGCAGATTGAAACCTTTCTGGCCCATCAACTGCCGGATTTTGTAAGCACCATTGTCATGCTGCTTGCTATGTTTATTACCATGTTTTCACAAAATATCTATCTTGCGCTGGCCTGCCTGATCCCGATTGTGGCTGGATTTGCCTGTCAGTTTGCCGTGATGGTTAAAATTCTGAAAAGCGGAGGATTAAAAGAAAACCTTGACGCACTGGAAAAAATCAGTTCTTCTTCAATCCAGTATGTTCAGGGTATGCCGTCTGTCAAAATCTTCGGACAGACTGTAAAATCCTTTCGGAAGTTTTATGATGATATTATTAACTATCGGGATTTTACCACCAAAATGACCGAGGTAATTCGGCCTGGTTATGTCCTTTTTCGGATGTTCGTGCTCTCCGTAGCAACCTTTATTGTACCCATCGGACTCTGCCTGTTCCAGAAAACCCCTGGTGATATAGCGTTTGTGGTAACTTTCCTGTTTTTCCTGATTTTAGGCCCCGCAGCCGCCACACCTACACTGAAATTACGCAGCTTTTCCGAAAGCATGAATGTCATAGCAGAGGGTGTGAAGCGTGTGGATAAAGTATTGAACGAAAAGCCGCTGCCAGAACCGGCACAAAGCAAAGTCCCTGTCGGTTATGATATTGCTTTCCATGATGTTTGCTTTTCTTACGAAGCAGAGGGACGAAAAGTCCTTGACAATATTTCCTTTACCGCCAGGCAGGGAGAAATCACGGCACTCGTTGGCCCATCCGGTGCGGGAAAATCTACGATTGCCGAACTAATCCCCCGTTTTTGGGATGTAACGGGTGGCAGCATTGAAATTGGTGGTGTGGATATTCGGGATATGTCTGTCCATGACCTGATGGAACAGATGGCGTTTGTCTTTCAGGAGAGCTTTTTGTTCTCGGACACGATTGAGGGCAATATAGCTTTGGGAAAACCAGGCGCTACAAAAGAACAGGTAGAACGGGCCGCAAAGGTGGCCAGGTGCCACGATTTTATCATGGCGCTTCCCAATGGCTATCGGACGAAAATTGGTGATGGCGGCGTCTATCTGTCCGGCGGGGAGCAGCAGCGTATTTCTATTGCAAGAGCCATTCTAAAAAATGCCCCAATCCTGATTTTGGACGAAGCCAGCGCTTATGCAGACGCTGAGAATGAACATGAAATGCAGATCGCTTTACGTTCTCTGATAAAGAGCAAAACGGTCATTATGATTGCACACCGGCTGACAACCATCTGCAACGCCAACCAGATTTTAGTTGTGGACGGAGGGCAGATCAAAGAGCATGGTACTCACGAGGAATTGATGAAAATCCGTGGCTTATACGCCACTATGTGGAATGCTGGCGTTTACTCAGCTACATGGAGCATCCGCACTGGAAACCCTCAGAAGAATACCATGATACCATCCGGCAAAAATGAGGAAAGGAGGCCGTGA
- a CDS encoding TetR/AcrR family transcriptional regulator, giving the protein MHGLKKNSKKPEVRRQELIDVASALFAEKGYEAVSVRDILNVVDGAPGMFYYYFKSKQDIYIAAMEQYIAQQLERKCKIIEDETVSFDDKLPIFRSIVEEGIQGYMERFAPQADTSISDTSYKLYDLVHMLSRMVIPYSKFILQGIEEKRINNRFHIMEENAEAFATFVLYGAWGMIYNSKFTGSGGSYDLENILKITDQLFY; this is encoded by the coding sequence GTGCATGGACTGAAAAAGAACAGTAAAAAGCCGGAGGTCAGACGGCAGGAACTCATTGACGTTGCGTCTGCTCTTTTCGCTGAAAAAGGATATGAAGCCGTTTCTGTCCGGGATATTCTGAACGTGGTGGATGGCGCGCCGGGGATGTTCTATTACTATTTCAAATCAAAGCAGGATATTTATATTGCTGCTATGGAGCAATACATTGCCCAGCAGTTGGAACGGAAATGCAAAATCATTGAGGATGAAACAGTTTCCTTTGATGATAAGCTGCCTATCTTCCGCAGCATAGTAGAGGAAGGTATACAAGGATATATGGAACGCTTCGCACCTCAAGCGGACACTTCTATTTCCGATACATCCTATAAGCTCTATGATTTAGTTCATATGCTCAGCCGCATGGTAATCCCGTACTCTAAATTCATTTTACAAGGGATAGAGGAAAAACGGATCAACAATCGTTTTCATATTATGGAGGAAAATGCGGAAGCCTTTGCAACCTTTGTGCTATACGGCGCATGGGGGATGATCTACAACAGTAAGTTTACCGGCAGCGGTGGCTCCTATGATTTGGAGAACATATTGAAAATCACTGACCAACTATTTTATTGA
- a CDS encoding RluA family pseudouridine synthase yields MERILEYHIKETEQNLRIEQYLKRKGYSRQNLTDLKKMPQSILVNKKEYHLKQTLKTNDLLRIHIKETDSSKHIVPTYLPLDILYEDEDIIIINKPSGLPIHPSMNNYTYSLANGLAWYFQRQNKAFIFRCTNRLDRDTSGLTVIAKHMLSSNILSSMTAKREMHREYLAVVRGHPTPPSGTICAPLSRKPGSIIERIVDFENGESAVTHYQTVKEKNGHSLLSLHLETGRTHQIRIHLKYLGFPLVGDYLYNPDMEYITRQALHCHCLAFNHPITGKKLSFSIPMPNDMAKILQ; encoded by the coding sequence ATGGAAAGAATCTTAGAGTATCATATTAAAGAAACTGAACAGAATTTACGTATAGAACAGTACTTAAAAAGGAAAGGGTACTCCAGGCAAAATCTCACAGACTTAAAAAAGATGCCCCAAAGTATTCTCGTAAACAAAAAAGAGTATCATTTGAAACAAACACTGAAGACCAATGATTTGCTCAGAATACATATAAAGGAAACAGATTCATCGAAACACATTGTACCTACTTACCTGCCCCTTGATATTTTGTATGAGGACGAAGATATCATCATTATAAATAAGCCTTCAGGACTTCCTATCCACCCTTCAATGAACAATTATACATATTCCCTGGCAAATGGCCTTGCCTGGTATTTTCAACGCCAGAATAAAGCCTTTATTTTCAGGTGTACTAACCGGCTGGATAGGGATACTTCTGGATTAACAGTTATAGCCAAGCACATGCTTAGCTCGAACATCCTCTCCTCTATGACTGCTAAAAGAGAAATGCACAGAGAATATCTTGCCGTAGTAAGGGGACATCCCACGCCACCCTCAGGTACAATCTGTGCGCCTCTTTCAAGGAAGCCAGGATCCATCATCGAGCGTATCGTGGATTTTGAAAATGGCGAGTCTGCAGTAACACATTATCAAACAGTCAAAGAAAAAAATGGCCACTCGCTGCTCTCACTCCATCTTGAGACAGGACGCACACATCAGATACGTATCCACTTAAAATATCTCGGTTTTCCCCTGGTAGGCGACTATCTGTATAACCCGGATATGGAATATATCACGCGACAGGCGCTCCATTGCCACTGTCTTGCATTTAACCATCCTATTACGGGAAAGAAACTCAGCTTTTCAATACCTATGCCCAATGACATGGCAAAAATTTTACAATAA
- a CDS encoding GrpB family protein, with the protein MKKKLSEMSLEELWKLFPIHLTEYQPCWQEWYTDEENFLKNRIPRIERISHIGSTAVSSIFAKPIIDILVEISKDYKLSDYKEVIMKSGYICMSETSDRISFNKGYTEKGFAEKVFHLHLRYIGDNDELYFRDYLIEHTNIAIEYGRIKLKLWKKYEFNRDGYTNSKTGFIQKYTEKAKLKYGDRY; encoded by the coding sequence ATGAAAAAGAAATTATCTGAAATGAGTTTGGAAGAATTATGGAAGCTATTTCCTATCCATTTGACAGAGTATCAGCCTTGTTGGCAAGAATGGTACACTGATGAAGAAAACTTTTTAAAAAACAGAATTCCTAGAATAGAGAGAATAAGTCATATAGGAAGTACAGCGGTTAGTTCTATTTTTGCAAAACCAATTATTGATATTCTCGTGGAAATTTCAAAAGATTATAAGTTGTCTGACTATAAAGAAGTGATTATGAAAAGTGGCTATATTTGCATGTCCGAAACTTCTGATAGAATTTCTTTTAACAAGGGATATACAGAAAAAGGATTTGCCGAGAAGGTATTTCACCTACACCTAAGATATATTGGGGATAATGATGAATTATACTTTAGAGATTATCTCATTGAGCATACCAATATTGCTATTGAGTACGGGAGAATAAAATTAAAGTTATGGAAAAAATATGAATTTAATAGAGATGGTTATACAAATTCTAAAACAGGTTTCATTCAAAAATATACCGAAAAAGCAAAGCTGAAATATGGAGATAGATACTAA
- a CDS encoding Tex family protein gives MDINQKLTEELEVKYWQVEAAVKLIDEGNTIPFISRYRKEATGSLNDEQLRRLHERLIYLRNLEEKKQQVLASIDEQGKLTEELKAQILAAETLVVVEDLYRPYRPKRRTRATIAKEKGLEPLAAFITMQQASVPLEEEAGKYIAEDLGVNSEKEAIDGAKDIIAEAISDEADYRSWIRKHTVQKGNLISSAKDPQAESVYEMYYEFEEPITKLAGHRILALNRGEKEKILHVKIEAPEEEIVQYLEKQTIRGENVYTTPALKEAVEDSYKRLIAPAIEREIRNELTERAEDGAIEVFGKNLHQLLMQPPIAGQVVLGWDPAFRTGCKLAVVDATGKVLGTTVIYPTAPTTPQKIKASKELLKKIITKYHITLISLGNGTASRESEQFIVELLKEIPDKVQYVIVNEAGASVYSASKLATEEFPKFDVGQRSAASIARRLQDPLAELVKIDPKSIGVGQYQHDMNQKKLGESLNAVVEDCVNKVGVDLNTASAPLLSYISGISSAIAKNIVGYREENGRFSDRKELMKVAKLGPKAFEQCAGFMRIMEGKNPLDATGVHPESYEAAERLLDRQGFKPEDIHKGKLLGLSLTIKDYKKLAQELGIGEITLKDIVKELEKPARDPRDEMPRPILRTDVLDMKDLQEGMVLKGTVRNVIDFGVFVDIGVHQDGLVHISQITDRYIKHPLEAVSVGDIVDVKVMSVDLKKKRIQLTMRGI, from the coding sequence ATGGATATTAATCAGAAACTGACAGAGGAATTAGAGGTAAAGTATTGGCAGGTAGAGGCTGCTGTAAAATTAATTGATGAAGGCAACACCATTCCCTTTATTTCGAGATATAGAAAAGAGGCTACAGGCTCATTAAACGATGAACAGCTGCGCAGGCTCCACGAGCGTTTAATATATTTACGCAACCTAGAAGAAAAAAAACAGCAGGTACTGGCAAGTATTGATGAACAGGGAAAGCTGACAGAAGAGCTGAAGGCACAGATTTTGGCTGCAGAGACGCTGGTAGTTGTTGAGGATTTATACAGGCCCTACCGGCCCAAACGCCGCACCAGGGCAACAATTGCGAAGGAAAAGGGATTGGAACCACTGGCAGCCTTCATAACCATGCAGCAGGCAAGTGTTCCTCTTGAGGAAGAGGCTGGCAAATATATAGCAGAAGACCTGGGCGTGAACAGCGAGAAGGAGGCCATCGACGGGGCAAAAGATATTATAGCGGAGGCCATTTCTGATGAGGCGGATTATAGAAGCTGGATCCGGAAACATACAGTACAGAAAGGGAATCTTATATCCTCTGCCAAAGATCCTCAGGCTGAGTCAGTGTATGAGATGTATTATGAATTTGAGGAACCCATCACAAAGCTGGCAGGCCATCGAATATTGGCGCTTAACCGGGGGGAGAAGGAGAAAATCCTGCATGTAAAGATTGAGGCTCCTGAGGAGGAGATTGTCCAGTATCTGGAGAAGCAGACTATACGGGGTGAAAATGTATATACGACACCTGCCTTAAAAGAGGCAGTGGAGGATAGTTATAAGAGATTGATTGCACCTGCTATTGAGCGGGAAATCAGAAACGAGCTCACCGAAAGGGCGGAGGATGGTGCGATTGAAGTATTTGGTAAGAATCTTCATCAGCTTTTGATGCAGCCTCCTATTGCGGGCCAGGTGGTTCTGGGGTGGGATCCTGCCTTCCGCACAGGATGCAAGCTTGCAGTTGTGGATGCAACAGGCAAAGTGCTTGGGACTACAGTGATCTATCCAACAGCGCCTACCACGCCGCAAAAAATAAAGGCGTCCAAAGAACTTTTAAAAAAGATTATAACAAAATATCATATTACTCTCATTTCCCTTGGAAATGGGACAGCGTCCAGAGAATCAGAGCAGTTTATTGTGGAGCTGCTCAAGGAGATCCCCGACAAAGTACAATATGTGATTGTAAATGAGGCAGGCGCCTCTGTATACTCTGCCAGTAAATTGGCCACAGAGGAATTTCCAAAGTTTGACGTGGGCCAGAGGAGTGCTGCTTCTATTGCAAGGCGTCTGCAGGATCCCCTTGCAGAACTTGTAAAGATTGATCCTAAATCAATTGGCGTGGGCCAGTATCAGCATGATATGAATCAGAAAAAGCTGGGAGAATCTTTAAACGCGGTGGTAGAGGACTGTGTAAATAAAGTAGGGGTGGATTTAAATACTGCATCAGCTCCGCTGCTGTCTTATATTTCAGGAATCAGCTCTGCCATTGCTAAAAACATAGTTGGGTATAGGGAGGAAAATGGACGGTTCTCTGACAGGAAAGAATTGATGAAGGTGGCAAAGCTAGGCCCAAAGGCTTTTGAACAGTGCGCCGGTTTTATGCGTATTATGGAGGGAAAGAATCCCCTGGATGCTACGGGCGTGCATCCCGAATCCTATGAGGCGGCTGAAAGGCTTCTGGATAGGCAGGGATTTAAGCCGGAGGATATACACAAAGGCAAACTATTAGGATTATCTCTCACCATTAAAGACTATAAAAAACTGGCTCAGGAGTTAGGGATTGGCGAAATTACACTTAAAGATATTGTGAAAGAATTAGAAAAGCCGGCCCGTGATCCCCGGGATGAGATGCCAAGGCCGATTCTACGTACAGATGTACTCGATATGAAAGATTTACAGGAGGGTATGGTTCTAAAAGGAACCGTCCGCAACGTAATAGATTTTGGGGTTTTTGTAGATATTGGAGTGCACCAGGATGGACTTGTGCATATATCGCAAATAACTGACAGATATATTAAACATCCATTGGAAGCAGTCAGTGTTGGGGATATTGTAGATGTTAAGGTTATGAGTGTAGATTTAAAAAAGAAGAGGATTCAATTGACCATGCGGGGAATATAG
- the pfkB gene encoding 1-phosphofructokinase — MVYTVTLNPALDYIVAVTDFKLGVTNRTESEMMLPGGKGLNVSQVLNNLGIESKAVGYIGGTIGQEIRRRAENLGIGTDFIELEQGMSRINIKLKSAEGTEINGQGPQVTQMEIEKLCQKLNELSEGDVLFLSGSIPPSVPSNIYLHIMEQLRNRGILFIVDAEGGLLTSTLSCHPFLIKPNHHELEGIFHVEIKSREDVVPYARKLQEMGAVNVLVSMGAQGAVLAAGDGSIIKAGAPKGKAVNTVGAGDSMAAGFMAGWLSEKNYEHAFYMGVAAGSASAFSEYLATKEEIYKEYRKLRDRKNGCSTM, encoded by the coding sequence ATGGTTTATACGGTTACATTAAATCCGGCCTTGGATTATATAGTGGCGGTAACAGATTTTAAATTGGGCGTGACAAATAGGACAGAATCTGAGATGATGCTTCCAGGCGGAAAAGGACTGAATGTCTCTCAGGTACTTAATAACCTTGGGATTGAAAGTAAGGCTGTCGGGTATATTGGCGGAACTATCGGCCAAGAGATACGGAGAAGGGCAGAAAACCTGGGAATCGGGACAGACTTTATCGAACTTGAACAAGGAATGTCAAGAATCAATATAAAACTTAAGTCGGCTGAGGGGACTGAGATAAATGGACAGGGCCCCCAGGTTACGCAGATGGAAATCGAAAAGCTCTGCCAAAAATTGAATGAATTGTCTGAGGGGGATGTACTATTTTTATCTGGCAGTATCCCGCCTTCTGTTCCCAGTAATATTTATCTCCACATTATGGAGCAGTTGAGAAACAGGGGTATTCTGTTTATTGTGGATGCAGAAGGTGGGCTCCTGACAAGTACGCTGTCCTGCCATCCTTTTTTAATAAAGCCAAATCATCATGAATTAGAGGGGATCTTTCATGTGGAAATAAAGTCAAGGGAGGATGTGGTTCCCTATGCCAGAAAGTTACAGGAAATGGGGGCAGTGAATGTCCTTGTGTCTATGGGCGCCCAAGGGGCAGTGCTGGCAGCAGGGGATGGAAGTATCATAAAGGCTGGGGCTCCAAAGGGGAAGGCAGTGAATACGGTTGGCGCGGGGGATTCGATGGCGGCCGGATTTATGGCCGGATGGCTTAGTGAAAAAAATTATGAGCATGCTTTCTATATGGGGGTTGCCGCTGGAAGCGCCAGCGCATTTTCCGAGTATCTGGCTACAAAGGAGGAGATTTATAAAGAATATAGAAAATTGAGGGATAGAAAGAATGGCTGCTCCACTATGTAA